A single Bacillus sp. OxB-1 DNA region contains:
- a CDS encoding MFS transporter, giving the protein MRMFVYFIVFFSFFDLFSQLPVMSPFALSLGASSFLTGLAVGMYSFSNTIGNVISGFMTDRRGPFLILLIGLLASGLSLFLYSAVYDPTSLLGVRFVHGFMEGLIVPAAFTFLANRAEESKRGRSVAISGAFVGMAAIIGPAYGGIVGAKMGTPFIMAINGGIMLVLAILAFFTLRSFSHVRKRPTGKGKHFRVRQLFMHRGMVRAFAGAFFLMFSQGVLALILPLKVEFLGFDSKMSGMLLSTFGVVAILIFLLPINRIFDKVRPMVTLAFGISLMGISMILLSLVEDMALLFIAMSCYGVGFAFLFPSINSLLIDSSTEEFRGKAYGYFYAFFSIGVVAGSSVIGYLDLSFKGGFMLTGIILLVVAIYTIFGMKRKLAPAQ; this is encoded by the coding sequence ATGCGCATGTTTGTTTATTTCATTGTATTCTTCTCATTTTTTGATCTGTTTTCACAATTGCCCGTCATGAGCCCCTTTGCCCTGTCACTCGGGGCCTCTTCGTTTTTGACAGGCTTGGCGGTTGGCATGTATTCATTCTCCAATACGATCGGTAATGTCATTTCAGGTTTCATGACGGACCGGAGAGGCCCTTTTCTTATTCTATTAATCGGCCTTTTGGCATCCGGGTTATCCCTTTTCCTCTATTCCGCCGTTTACGATCCAACTTCTTTATTAGGGGTTCGATTTGTCCACGGTTTCATGGAAGGGCTGATCGTCCCGGCGGCATTCACGTTTTTGGCCAATCGGGCGGAAGAATCCAAAAGAGGACGAAGTGTTGCCATTTCTGGCGCTTTTGTCGGGATGGCCGCCATTATCGGACCTGCGTATGGAGGAATCGTAGGCGCAAAAATGGGGACGCCCTTCATCATGGCCATCAACGGTGGAATCATGCTCGTCTTGGCGATTCTTGCCTTTTTCACACTCCGGTCATTCAGCCATGTCCGGAAACGCCCGACTGGGAAGGGAAAGCATTTCCGGGTCCGTCAATTGTTTATGCACCGTGGAATGGTCCGGGCCTTCGCGGGCGCCTTTTTCCTCATGTTCTCCCAAGGCGTATTGGCGCTTATCCTTCCATTGAAAGTGGAGTTCCTAGGGTTTGATTCGAAAATGAGCGGTATGTTGCTGAGCACTTTCGGCGTCGTCGCGATTCTCATTTTCCTGTTGCCCATCAATCGGATTTTCGATAAAGTGCGCCCCATGGTTACGCTGGCATTCGGTATTTCCCTCATGGGCATCAGCATGATTCTGCTAAGCTTGGTCGAGGACATGGCACTTCTTTTCATCGCCATGTCATGTTACGGTGTCGGCTTCGCCTTTTTATTTCCTTCAATCAATTCATTGCTCATCGATTCCTCAACCGAGGAATTCCGTGGAAAAGCATACGGCTATTTCTATGCGTTCTTTTCGATCGGGGTCGTGGCAGGTTCCAGCGTCATCGGCTACTTGGATTTGAGTTTCAAAGGAGGCTTCATGCTAACTGGGATCATTCTGCTAGTCGTTGCCATCTATACGATATTCGGAATGAAACGCAAGCTAGCCCCTGCACAGTAA
- a CDS encoding DUF1648 domain-containing protein: protein MGPFSIFLIVTGFIILLQSAIPYLLRNTVVFGVTVPESHTGDPALARFKKIYTGTIIVVGLLLSALFIMWMSARDHSDERIILTGLAVQFGILVLNMVLYFYFHVKTTKLKRENEWGSGLKQIRVADLAIRTKDEMLPSPFYILPMVISIGLIAYTFTQYAGMPDLIPTHWGPDGQPDAFTSKTPFSVASLPLILLVMQAMMWGIHWMTKRSGIKISAVRNRTSAVQQLSFRKYTSWFLYLTTILVTILLSFLQLTTIHEGLGNAALMLAMPLAFMVLVLAGTVFYAFKVGQGGSRIEVAFEDEAVPGITDVDEDRYWKAGVFYVNRNDPSVFVEKRFGVGWTMNFGNPLGYVVIFLPLLIILLIAFLQ from the coding sequence ATGGGACCCTTTTCCATTTTTCTCATTGTCACTGGATTCATCATTTTGCTGCAATCGGCCATCCCTTATTTGCTCCGCAACACAGTTGTATTCGGTGTTACGGTTCCTGAAAGTCATACGGGAGATCCGGCCCTTGCCCGGTTCAAGAAAATTTATACCGGGACGATTATAGTCGTAGGTCTCCTCTTGTCCGCTCTATTTATCATGTGGATGTCAGCGAGAGATCATTCTGATGAACGGATTATTTTAACCGGCTTGGCCGTCCAATTTGGCATCCTTGTCCTGAATATGGTCCTCTATTTTTATTTTCATGTGAAGACGACGAAATTGAAACGCGAAAACGAATGGGGTTCCGGACTGAAACAAATTCGTGTTGCCGATCTTGCCATCCGTACGAAAGACGAAATGTTACCGTCCCCATTCTATATTTTGCCGATGGTCATCTCTATTGGATTGATCGCCTATACGTTTACTCAGTATGCAGGAATGCCCGATTTGATCCCGACACATTGGGGACCGGATGGCCAGCCGGATGCTTTTACTTCCAAAACGCCTTTTTCGGTCGCTTCCCTTCCACTTATCTTATTGGTCATGCAAGCGATGATGTGGGGGATCCACTGGATGACGAAACGGTCGGGCATTAAAATAAGCGCCGTCCGGAACCGCACATCGGCAGTCCAGCAACTATCATTCCGTAAATATACGAGCTGGTTCTTATATTTGACGACTATATTAGTGACCATCTTACTCAGCTTCCTCCAATTGACGACCATCCATGAAGGTCTTGGCAATGCCGCGCTCATGCTGGCGATGCCGCTTGCGTTCATGGTGCTCGTTTTAGCCGGAACCGTTTTTTATGCCTTCAAGGTCGGGCAAGGCGGATCCCGGATCGAAGTGGCATTCGAGGATGAAGCCGTGCCGGGAATCACGGATGTGGATGAGGACCGCTATTGGAAAGCGGGAGTCTTCTATGTGAATCGGAACGACCCATCCGTCTTCGTGGAAAAAAGGTTCGGTGTCGGCTGGACGATGAACTTTGGGAATCCGCTCGGCTATGTAGTCATTTTCTTGCCGCTTCTGATCATTTTGCTCATAGCCTTCCTCCAGTAG
- a CDS encoding FMN-dependent NADH-azoreductase, with product MAKLLYVKVNPKEDENSDSSKLANHFLQEYEVHNPEDEIEILDLYKADIPFLDVDVFRAWGKFASKEKLTPVELEKSERMDQLTDQFMTADKVVFSAPFWNLSFPPMLKAYMDTICIVGKTFHYTAEGAMGLLEDRPCLLIETRGGFYSEGPNAELEFSKSYLQAIMSFLGIHNFQAVIAEGLDVNSSNPERTRADCLAELSELAKTF from the coding sequence ATGGCCAAATTATTGTATGTAAAAGTAAATCCAAAGGAGGATGAAAACTCGGATTCCTCCAAACTGGCAAACCATTTTTTACAGGAGTATGAAGTACATAACCCGGAAGATGAGATTGAAATCCTTGATTTGTACAAAGCGGATATTCCATTCCTCGATGTAGATGTCTTCCGAGCTTGGGGTAAATTCGCGTCCAAGGAGAAGTTGACGCCGGTGGAGTTGGAAAAAAGCGAACGGATGGACCAATTGACTGACCAGTTCATGACAGCGGATAAGGTAGTGTTTTCGGCTCCTTTCTGGAATCTGAGCTTTCCACCGATGTTGAAAGCGTACATGGACACGATCTGCATCGTTGGCAAGACGTTCCATTACACCGCGGAAGGAGCGATGGGCCTTTTGGAGGACCGACCTTGTCTCCTTATTGAAACGCGGGGCGGGTTTTATTCGGAAGGGCCAAATGCGGAGCTGGAGTTTTCGAAAAGCTATTTGCAGGCGATCATGTCATTCCTGGGAATCCATAATTTCCAGGCGGTCATCGCGGAAGGTCTCGACGTGAATTCTTCCAATCCCGAACGGACGCGGGCGGATTGCCTGGCAGAGCTAAGTGAATTGGCCAAAACATTTTAA
- a CDS encoding diaminopimelate dehydrogenase: MKIRIGIAGYGNLGRGVESAIGQNEDMDLVGVFTRRKPEDVQLINQTVPVHLLDEIERFKDEIDVLILCGGSKNDLPEQGPALSAIFNTVDSFDTHAKIPAYYEAVDASAKPNGNTAIISVGWDPGLFSINRLFGEAVLPEGATYTFWGKGLSQGHSDAVRRVEGVKGGVQYTLPASEAIERVRSGSLPELTTREKHTRECYVVLEEGADPEKVKQEIITMPDYFADYDTTVHFISEEELKRDHSAMPHGGFVIRSGKTGEGNSQVMEYALTLDSNPEFTSSVLVAYARAAYRLNQNGESGAKTVFDIAPGLLSPKSPADLRKELL, from the coding sequence ATGAAAATCAGAATTGGAATTGCCGGGTATGGAAACTTGGGCCGTGGGGTCGAATCCGCCATCGGGCAAAACGAAGACATGGACTTGGTCGGAGTCTTCACAAGAAGGAAACCGGAAGACGTTCAACTGATAAATCAAACGGTTCCTGTCCATCTACTGGATGAAATTGAAAGGTTTAAAGACGAAATCGATGTGCTGATTCTATGCGGCGGCTCGAAAAATGACTTGCCGGAACAAGGGCCTGCCCTTTCGGCAATCTTCAATACAGTGGACAGCTTCGATACACATGCTAAAATACCGGCGTATTACGAAGCGGTAGACGCTTCTGCAAAACCGAATGGCAATACGGCAATCATTTCGGTCGGCTGGGATCCGGGTTTATTCTCGATTAACCGCCTGTTCGGAGAAGCGGTTTTACCGGAAGGAGCCACGTATACATTTTGGGGTAAAGGGCTGAGTCAAGGCCACTCCGACGCGGTAAGACGAGTTGAAGGTGTCAAAGGAGGAGTCCAGTATACGCTTCCTGCCTCGGAAGCCATCGAACGGGTGCGCAGCGGATCGTTGCCTGAGTTGACAACACGGGAGAAGCATACGCGGGAATGCTACGTTGTCCTGGAAGAAGGGGCCGATCCAGAAAAGGTGAAACAAGAGATCATCACGATGCCGGACTACTTCGCCGATTACGATACGACGGTCCATTTCATTTCGGAGGAGGAGTTGAAACGGGATCATTCGGCGATGCCGCACGGCGGTTTCGTCATCCGTTCGGGGAAAACGGGCGAAGGCAATTCGCAAGTGATGGAATATGCGTTGACTCTTGACAGCAACCCTGAATTCACGTCGAGCGTCCTCGTTGCCTACGCACGGGCAGCTTACCGGCTGAATCAAAATGGCGAGAGTGGAGCGAAAACCGTCTTCGATATCGCACCGGGACTTCTATCGCCGAAATCGCCGGCAGATTTGCGAAAAGAGTTATTGTAA
- a CDS encoding M42 family metallopeptidase yields MTKLDETLQMMKELTDAKGIAGNEREPRDVMKTYIEPFADSIEQDGIGSLIARKAGDANGPKIMVAGHLDEVGFMVTKIDDKGFISFQTVGGWWSQVMLAQRVTIVTRKGETVTGVIGSKPPHILSPEARKKPVDIKDMFIDVGAASKEEVTEWGIAPGDMVVPYFEFTVMNNDKYLLAKAWDNRIGCAIAIDVLKGLKDSNHPNIVYGVGAVQEEVGLRGARTAAAKIQPDIGFAVDVGIAGDTPGISPKEAEGKMGEGPQILLYDASMVSHTALRNFIVDTAEEHGIPYQFETMPGGGTDAGSIHLSGKGVPTLAVCIPTRYIHSHAAMLHRDDYEHTVKLLIEVIKKLDRDTVDRITFN; encoded by the coding sequence TTGACGAAACTGGATGAGACGTTGCAAATGATGAAGGAACTGACAGATGCAAAAGGAATCGCGGGGAATGAACGGGAACCGCGTGATGTAATGAAGACATATATTGAGCCGTTTGCGGATTCCATTGAACAGGATGGGATCGGTTCCCTGATCGCCCGAAAGGCGGGTGATGCGAATGGGCCGAAGATCATGGTGGCGGGCCATTTGGATGAGGTCGGCTTCATGGTAACGAAAATTGATGATAAAGGGTTCATTTCATTCCAAACGGTGGGCGGCTGGTGGTCGCAAGTGATGCTTGCCCAACGCGTGACGATTGTGACGCGCAAAGGGGAAACGGTGACGGGGGTCATCGGTTCGAAGCCGCCGCATATCCTTTCTCCCGAAGCGCGGAAAAAGCCGGTGGACATCAAAGATATGTTCATCGATGTGGGAGCCGCTTCTAAGGAAGAAGTGACGGAATGGGGCATTGCGCCTGGCGATATGGTTGTTCCCTATTTTGAATTCACTGTCATGAATAATGATAAATACCTTTTGGCGAAGGCGTGGGACAACCGGATTGGCTGTGCGATCGCCATCGATGTCTTGAAAGGGCTGAAAGATTCCAATCATCCGAACATCGTCTACGGCGTTGGAGCGGTTCAGGAAGAAGTCGGATTGCGTGGCGCGCGGACTGCTGCTGCGAAAATCCAGCCGGATATCGGATTTGCGGTCGATGTCGGCATCGCCGGGGATACGCCCGGGATCAGTCCGAAAGAAGCGGAAGGGAAGATGGGGGAAGGCCCGCAAATTCTGTTGTATGATGCATCGATGGTGTCGCATACGGCATTGCGGAATTTCATCGTAGACACAGCGGAGGAGCATGGCATCCCGTATCAATTCGAAACGATGCCAGGCGGGGGCACGGATGCCGGTTCCATCCATCTTTCTGGAAAAGGGGTCCCGACCCTTGCTGTCTGCATCCCGACTCGTTATATCCATTCTCATGCGGCCATGTTGCACCGCGATGACTATGAACACACAGTCAAATTACTGATTGAAGTGATTAAAAAATTGGATCGTGACACAGTCGATCGGATTACTTTCAATTAA
- the recQ gene encoding DNA helicase RecQ — MLTTYFGYPSFRIGQEQVIEGVLNGEDMLCVMPTGGGKSICYQVPALVMEGTVLVISPLISLMKDQVDALHQAGIPAAYINSTLSSEEYFGTMENALAGMYKLLYVAPERLDAPSFMNLLQQMSVPMIAIDEAHCISQWGHDFRPSYRNISRVVSLFDEKPVVLALTATATPAVREDICQQLDIVDENSVITGFERNNLTFSVIKGQDRDQYVKEYVRKNEGEAGIIYAATRKAVESVHDLLKKNGISVAKYHGGLSDQERQSEQDRFLMDEATVMVATNAFGMGIDKSNIRYVIHYQMPRNMESYYQEAGRAGRDGLDSECTLLFSSQDVQTQRFLIDQSLDISRIPGELEKLRSMVDYCHTEACLQKFIISYFGEEEVIDCGRCANCTDTRESSDVTVDVQKVLSCVIRMGQRFGKTMIAQVLKGSANKKVVEFGFDKLTTYGLLKSWSVKDISAFIEFIISENYLGVENGPFPTIYVTDQGKEVLLGNVTVTRKVSVITKQITKDDPLFEQLRALRRELAQEAGVPPFVIFSDKSLHDMAARKPLTADEFLEVNGVGQTKLERYGDQFMEEIRKFTVQNV; from the coding sequence GTGCTGACAACTTACTTCGGTTATCCCTCATTCCGAATCGGGCAAGAGCAAGTGATCGAAGGGGTGTTGAATGGGGAAGACATGCTATGTGTCATGCCGACCGGAGGCGGGAAGTCTATCTGTTACCAAGTGCCCGCCCTCGTCATGGAAGGGACTGTGCTCGTCATTTCGCCATTGATCTCCTTGATGAAAGATCAGGTGGATGCCCTCCATCAGGCGGGGATTCCGGCTGCTTACATCAATAGCACTCTGTCATCCGAAGAGTATTTCGGGACGATGGAAAACGCGTTGGCCGGCATGTACAAGCTTCTTTATGTGGCACCTGAACGATTGGATGCCCCATCGTTCATGAATCTGCTGCAGCAAATGTCCGTGCCGATGATTGCGATTGACGAAGCTCACTGTATCTCCCAATGGGGGCATGATTTCCGTCCGAGCTATCGGAATATTAGCCGTGTCGTCTCTTTATTCGATGAAAAGCCTGTGGTTCTTGCTTTGACGGCGACCGCCACTCCGGCTGTCCGGGAAGACATTTGCCAACAATTGGATATAGTGGATGAAAATTCGGTTATCACCGGTTTTGAGAGGAATAACCTCACTTTTTCGGTCATCAAAGGACAAGACCGGGACCAATATGTAAAAGAGTATGTTCGGAAAAATGAGGGGGAAGCCGGCATCATCTACGCCGCCACACGGAAAGCGGTGGAAAGCGTCCATGACCTTCTGAAGAAGAACGGCATTTCTGTCGCCAAATATCACGGCGGCCTTTCTGATCAAGAACGGCAATCGGAGCAGGACCGCTTTTTGATGGACGAAGCGACCGTCATGGTGGCGACGAATGCGTTCGGAATGGGAATTGATAAAAGTAATATTAGATACGTAATTCATTACCAAATGCCTCGGAATATGGAAAGCTATTATCAAGAGGCGGGGCGAGCCGGCCGGGATGGGCTCGACAGCGAATGCACCTTGCTGTTTTCTTCCCAAGATGTGCAGACGCAGCGGTTTTTAATCGATCAATCGTTGGACATAAGCCGGATTCCCGGAGAGCTGGAGAAACTCCGGTCGATGGTCGACTATTGCCATACGGAAGCGTGTCTGCAAAAATTCATCATATCGTATTTTGGAGAAGAGGAAGTCATCGACTGCGGTCGGTGTGCCAACTGCACTGACACGAGGGAAAGCAGTGACGTCACCGTCGATGTCCAAAAAGTGCTGTCCTGCGTCATCCGCATGGGGCAGCGATTCGGAAAAACGATGATCGCCCAAGTATTGAAAGGCTCTGCCAATAAAAAAGTCGTAGAATTCGGGTTTGATAAGTTGACGACCTATGGCTTGTTGAAAAGTTGGTCTGTGAAAGACATTTCCGCTTTCATTGAGTTCATCATCTCGGAAAATTATCTCGGAGTGGAGAACGGGCCATTTCCGACCATCTATGTGACTGACCAAGGAAAAGAAGTCCTTCTCGGTAATGTGACCGTCACACGCAAAGTTTCGGTCATCACCAAACAGATTACAAAAGACGATCCGCTCTTCGAACAATTGCGGGCATTGCGGCGCGAGCTCGCCCAGGAAGCGGGCGTACCGCCATTTGTCATCTTCTCGGACAAGTCCCTTCATGACATGGCCGCAAGAAAACCGCTAACTGCCGATGAATTCCTGGAAGTGAACGGAGTCGGTCAGACGAAATTGGAACGGTACGGAGACCAGTTCATGGAGGAAATCCGGAAGTTTACAGTGCAGAATGTATAA
- a CDS encoding hemerythrin domain-containing protein, translating into MTGPALKQLHSHRAIHDGGLSGATDKTEVMMDFLRQGDLKSANEAADELLDFWITRIISHADAEEEGLYKDIAEQNPGLKEAIIQLTRDHDLLRIIVEDIQELRKQEELSPNVLHKFHALLVVNEIHSRDEERMLLE; encoded by the coding sequence ATGACAGGACCTGCATTGAAGCAACTTCATTCCCATCGGGCCATTCACGATGGTGGACTTTCTGGCGCGACCGATAAAACGGAAGTCATGATGGATTTTTTAAGACAGGGCGATTTGAAATCCGCCAACGAAGCTGCCGATGAACTGCTCGATTTTTGGATCACGCGTATCATCAGCCACGCCGATGCGGAAGAGGAAGGGCTATACAAAGATATCGCGGAGCAGAATCCCGGATTGAAGGAAGCGATCATCCAATTGACCCGGGATCATGACTTGCTCCGCATTATTGTGGAAGATATTCAGGAACTTCGGAAACAGGAAGAGTTAAGCCCGAACGTCCTACATAAATTTCACGCGCTCCTCGTGGTGAATGAAATACATAGCCGGGATGAAGAGCGGATGTTGTTGGAATAA
- the argF gene encoding ornithine carbamoyltransferase yields MVKIDLEDSKIADNLKGRDLLTLLDYTSEEVAYLLEYAINMKKEYNAGNMPRLLEGKTLGMIFEKHSTRTRISFEVGMIQLGGYGMFMNARDLQIGRGESVYDTGNVMSEYLDGIMIRANSHEMVKELAKHTTIPVINGLTDIFHPCQALADLLTVKEVKGKVEGLKLAYVGDGNNVAHSLIIAGAHMGMHLAVATPEGFEYDPDIFVQAQKIAEKNGGSVMQTTDPVEAAADADVLYTDVWTSMGQEEEATARLEAFKDFQINDALVAHAKQDYMFLHCLPAHREEEVSTSVIDGPNSYVFQQAGNRLHAQKAVLANLL; encoded by the coding sequence ATGGTGAAGATAGATTTGGAAGACTCGAAAATTGCAGATAATTTAAAAGGGAGAGACTTATTGACGCTCCTTGATTATACAAGTGAAGAAGTGGCGTATTTATTGGAATATGCCATCAATATGAAAAAAGAATACAATGCGGGCAATATGCCGCGCCTTTTGGAAGGGAAAACGCTCGGCATGATTTTTGAAAAACATTCGACGCGTACCCGGATTTCATTCGAGGTCGGTATGATACAACTGGGCGGCTACGGCATGTTCATGAACGCGCGTGACTTGCAAATTGGCCGGGGAGAATCTGTTTACGATACAGGGAATGTGATGTCCGAATACTTGGACGGCATTATGATCCGTGCCAATTCCCATGAGATGGTGAAGGAATTGGCGAAGCATACGACAATCCCCGTCATCAATGGGTTGACGGATATTTTCCATCCATGCCAGGCATTGGCGGATCTACTGACAGTCAAAGAAGTGAAAGGGAAAGTGGAAGGGCTGAAGCTTGCCTACGTCGGCGATGGCAACAACGTAGCCCACTCGCTCATCATCGCGGGGGCGCATATGGGAATGCACTTGGCGGTCGCTACGCCGGAAGGGTTTGAATATGACCCGGACATCTTCGTCCAAGCGCAAAAAATCGCCGAGAAAAATGGCGGATCTGTCATGCAGACAACTGATCCGGTCGAAGCGGCAGCGGATGCGGATGTTCTGTATACGGACGTCTGGACCAGCATGGGGCAAGAGGAAGAAGCGACAGCCCGTTTGGAAGCGTTCAAAGATTTTCAAATCAATGACGCGCTCGTCGCCCATGCAAAACAGGATTATATGTTCCTTCATTGCCTTCCGGCGCATCGGGAAGAAGAAGTGTCCACATCTGTCATTGACGGACCGAATTCCTATGTATTCCAGCAAGCGGGTAATCGTCTGCATGCTCAAAAAGCAGTGTTAGCAAACCTATTATAA
- a CDS encoding TrmH family RNA methyltransferase, whose amino-acid sequence MKRIESTQNSLVKYWKKLVTTRKERDKSGEFLVEGFHLAEEALRKEGTVLHLIVREDVELPASWNVGQIQLIEITKAVANEIAETEHSQGVYAHCRQTEIRMDEKDAWDKFLFVDAVQDPGNIGTILRTADAAGIDAVILGKGAADPYNPKTVRSAQGSHFHIPIIREDLHDWISYAKNRGIPVIGTGLENADEHYQLGALPAFCLLVGNEGSGVNPEFLKEADEIVKIPLYGQAESLNVAVAAGILLYTVGRR is encoded by the coding sequence ATGAAACGCATAGAATCCACCCAGAATTCCCTTGTAAAGTATTGGAAGAAACTTGTAACAACCCGAAAAGAACGTGATAAATCGGGCGAGTTTCTCGTCGAAGGGTTTCACTTGGCAGAAGAGGCACTACGAAAAGAAGGAACCGTCCTGCATCTCATCGTACGGGAAGATGTGGAGCTGCCAGCGAGCTGGAATGTTGGCCAGATCCAGCTCATTGAAATTACAAAAGCAGTCGCTAATGAAATTGCGGAAACGGAGCACTCGCAAGGTGTCTACGCCCATTGTCGCCAAACCGAGATACGTATGGATGAAAAAGACGCGTGGGATAAGTTTTTGTTTGTGGATGCAGTTCAAGATCCGGGAAATATCGGAACTATTCTACGAACAGCGGACGCTGCCGGCATAGATGCGGTCATTTTAGGGAAAGGCGCGGCGGATCCTTACAACCCAAAAACAGTGCGATCGGCTCAAGGCTCCCATTTTCACATCCCCATCATTCGAGAGGATTTGCATGATTGGATTTCCTATGCAAAAAATCGCGGTATTCCGGTCATTGGAACGGGACTGGAAAATGCCGACGAACATTATCAGTTGGGAGCGCTGCCCGCCTTTTGCCTGTTGGTCGGCAATGAAGGAAGCGGTGTGAATCCGGAATTTTTGAAAGAGGCGGATGAGATTGTTAAAATTCCGCTGTACGGCCAAGCAGAATCCTTAAACGTGGCGGTTGCTGCTGGAATTTTATTATATACCGTTGGCAGACGGTAA
- the sspI gene encoding small acid-soluble spore protein SspI translates to MNFQIRDAISANMSNNSATDIRNVVEDAIQRGEEHLLPGLGVFFEKLWNRSDEQEKAKITTELAQAFTGS, encoded by the coding sequence ATGAATTTTCAAATCCGTGATGCAATTTCTGCGAATATGTCAAACAATAGTGCCACTGATATTCGCAATGTTGTCGAAGACGCCATCCAGCGTGGCGAAGAGCATTTATTGCCAGGTCTCGGGGTATTTTTTGAAAAGTTGTGGAATCGATCGGACGAACAGGAAAAAGCAAAAATTACGACCGAACTGGCACAAGCCTTTACCGGAAGCTGA
- a CDS encoding GntR family transcriptional regulator translates to MLIRIDPDSETPIYLQLANQLIELAARGNLRDGDPLPSVRSLAADLGMNMHTVNKAYHALEKKGIITIVPKSGAVLNTIQEGELSSAHRGRIEEEMRPIVAEALVLGMKFEEIQHLLSEIHSNLKEE, encoded by the coding sequence ATGTTGATTCGAATCGATCCGGATTCCGAAACTCCGATCTATTTGCAATTGGCGAACCAGTTGATCGAATTGGCTGCGCGTGGAAATTTGCGGGATGGCGATCCATTGCCATCCGTCCGTTCGCTCGCTGCCGATCTTGGCATGAATATGCATACTGTCAATAAGGCCTACCATGCCCTTGAAAAGAAAGGGATCATTACGATTGTGCCAAAATCTGGAGCCGTCCTGAATACCATCCAGGAGGGGGAGCTCTCTTCCGCACACCGGGGGAGAATCGAAGAGGAAATGAGACCGATTGTTGCGGAAGCCTTGGTGCTTGGCATGAAATTCGAAGAAATCCAACATCTTCTCTCGGAGATTCATTCAAATTTGAAGGAGGAATAA
- a CDS encoding DUF368 domain-containing protein, which produces MEWKNIYRGFFMGISDLIPGVSGGTIAFILGIYDDLLASISGFFSRHWKKHIGFLLPLAIGIGTALLSLSRVMEYLLKNHYAPTQFFFIGLIVGVLPFIAKQADVKRNFKFGHFLLLLLLGAALASTAFIKPGDAAPITSLTPLNTIGLFLAGWAGSMAMLLPGISGSFILLLLGVYSTAIGALSNLNLPIIAVIGAGVIVGFIVSSKAIAYLLANYTNLTFASIIGLILGSVFVVYPGIPDSGTPFVMSVIALIMGLLVATMFSSTDKK; this is translated from the coding sequence ATGGAATGGAAAAATATATACCGCGGATTCTTCATGGGAATCAGTGATTTAATTCCGGGAGTGAGCGGAGGGACGATCGCGTTCATTCTCGGTATTTATGACGACCTACTTGCGTCGATCAGCGGATTTTTCAGCCGCCATTGGAAGAAGCATATTGGATTTTTATTGCCGCTGGCGATCGGCATCGGGACTGCTTTATTATCCTTAAGCAGGGTAATGGAATACTTGTTGAAAAATCACTATGCGCCGACCCAGTTCTTCTTCATCGGTTTGATAGTCGGAGTTTTGCCTTTCATCGCGAAACAAGCTGACGTCAAGCGGAACTTCAAGTTTGGCCACTTTCTCTTATTGTTACTCCTTGGAGCAGCATTGGCTTCCACTGCTTTCATCAAACCGGGTGACGCGGCTCCGATCACCTCGCTAACCCCATTGAATACTATCGGCTTGTTCCTGGCCGGATGGGCTGGTAGTATGGCGATGCTACTACCGGGAATTAGCGGTTCGTTCATCCTGTTATTGCTCGGAGTCTATTCGACGGCAATCGGTGCGTTGTCCAATTTGAATTTACCGATCATTGCCGTCATCGGTGCAGGGGTTATTGTAGGATTCATCGTCAGCAGTAAGGCGATCGCTTATTTGTTGGCCAATTATACGAATCTGACTTTTGCGAGCATTATCGGACTCATTCTCGGTTCGGTCTTCGTCGTTTATCCTGGCATTCCGGATAGTGGCACCCCTTTTGTGATGAGCGTGATTGCGTTGATCATGGGGCTGTTGGTCGCGACGATGTTCAGCTCCACTGATAAGAAATAA